ATCGGAACGGGTGATCAACCCGGGCGCCCCGCAGGGTCGGGTAGCGGACGAAGAATTTCTCGGGCAGACTGCGGGGTTCGAAGCAGACCAGACCCGGTTTGAGACCGTATTTCCTCGCGAGGGCGGCCAGTTTCCGCACCCGGTTGATATTCGCTTCGAGATAATGGGACGGCCAGAGCCCCCGGGTCAGCTCCGTATCCACAAAATGGTTCAGACCCGGTGCATAGGTGTAGAACTGAGGGTAGAACTCCGTCGCCGTCGTCTCCTCCATCGCCATGGGCGACGCCAGACCATTGACCTCGAGGTGGGTGAACCCGCACTCAGCGACCCGGCGGACATGGGCCTCCCGGTCAAAACCGCGGCCGTCGCGCCAGTATTGATTGAGGGAGGCGTCGAAGAGCGGGCGGTTGAGTTCGAAGGGGGACTCGATCAGCACCCCCTCCCGGAGGGCGGCCGGATCGATCCCCTCGAAGCCCCGCTCCGCCCAGGCCGCACCGGCAATCAGGAACGAACCGACATTGCTCGTCATTTCCCCGGATCCGTCCGCCCCGATCCGGATCCAGAGCCAGGAGCCGGACGGCATCGCATCCCCGGGCCGCAGGACCGGCCAGCGGCCGTCCTCGAGACAGAGTCGCAAGCCCGAGCCGGGCGTCGATTCGCGGGTCACCTTCGTTCCCGCGAGAACGTTGAGCGCGGCCGCCGCGGTCTCCTCCACCGGCAGGCAATGGGTCGGGATCGAAATCCCGGACACCTTGGGAAACTCGGGGTCAACTCTTGATTTTGTCATAAGAAACTGGGGATTTCAATCCGCCGGAAGACGGGAGCGATCTTCGTCTCACCCACCCGCGACCGTCTTGAGGCAACCGGATGCCTCCTCCGAAATCTCAAGGCCCAGACCCGGGCCGGCCGGCACCGTCAACCGGTCCTCCCGGACTTCCAGACCGGTCACGCAGGCCGTCTGGGTCAGGAATTGCGGCCCGTTCAACGCGCACGGATGGGTGATGCCCGCCCAGTCGTAGAGGTGCGCGGCCGCGGCCAGTGAAAGATCGGGATCGGTCAATCCGGATCCCAGAATCATCAAGCCCCTCTCCCTCATGGCCTCGACGATCGCCCTCGACGGGAACAACCCCGCATTGCGCGCCGGCTTCAGGGCGATCCCATCCATCATGCCAAGGTCGGCGAATTCCGCCGCTTCAACCGGCGAGAGGATCCCCTCGTCCATCAGAACGGGAAGCGCCCCGACCTTTTTGAGCGCCTGATACCCGCGAATTTGATTGGGCGGCAGCGGGGATTCCAGAACGTCGACGCCGGCATCGGCGAGACGCCGCGCCATGACCAGCGCCTCCTCCACCGTATACCCGGTGTTGGCGTCGGCCCAGAGGAAGCCGTTCGGAGCGATCTCCCGGACCCGGCGGGCCAGCTCGACATCGTAGTCTCCGTCCTGCGGTGAGCCGACCTTGATATTGAAGTTGCGGTAGCCGCGGGCGAGCCCCTCGACAATCTGTTCCTCGACCACCGCTCGCACGGGAGAGGCCACCGTCCAGCTCAGGAGCACTTCGCCGCGCCGCTGTCCTCCGAGCAGCTGACCGACCCCGATACCCCGGCGGCGGCCGGTCAGGTCGTGGCAGGCCAGGTCGACCGCGGCCTTGCAGAGAGGTTGCCCGACCGAGAAAGCGGGGCGGATGACGCGCTGCATGAGGGCGTGGAGGCCCGGGATATCATCCACCTCCAGGCCGATCAACTCCGGAGCCAGGTGGTGGTTGAGGGTGCTCAGGACGGTTTCGACCGTCTCATAGGTCCAACTGGGAACCGGCACCGCCTGCCCGCATCCGGTCCCGCCGTCTTCGTCGGTCAAGCGAACCAGGACGGACGGCCTCCGGACCACCCCGTCTTCCTGGGCCTTGAAGAACTTGAAGGTTCCCGCCACGGCATAGTCGAACCGCCCCGTCTCCACTTTAACAATACGCGCCATGATCGATGAGATCCCGGTGTGGAAGATTCCTGCCGGGTGGTCAGGCCCGTCCGTCGGTGGTCATCACGGGAACGGAGGTTTCCCGCGCCGCCGAAAGGAGGAGTGCGTCAAGGACGCCGTGAACGGTCAGCTGCATGCGGGGCGGCGAAGCGGGCTCGCGATCGGCGAGGATCGCCTCGGTCAGGTCCCGAATGGGGAAGACGATCAGATCGTCCCAGGCGGCCGGCTTGTCCGGAAGGACCTCGGTCTTGAGCTCGTCGGCGCCGTGATAGGCGTGCCGCCGGAGAACGAGATCCTCGCCCATCGGAATGACGACCAGGTCCAGGCCCGCCCGACTTCCCCGGATCTCCATCTTCTGGCGGGAGGGACCGTGCTCGCCGTTGCGTCGCTCGTAGTGGACGGTCAGCCCGCCGTCGCAGACCATTTCGGCGGCCAGACGTCCATCCACGTCGGGACAGGGCGGGGTCCGCTCCGCGGTCAGGGCAAAGTAGTTGGCGAGGGTGCCGAAGAGGGTGCGGGGACGGAAGCGTTCGCCAAGCACGAAGCACATCCAGTCCAGGTCGTAGACGCCCCAGTCGTAGGAAATGCCCCCGCCATTGAGCTTCGGGTCATTGCGCCAGGGGGCGAATTGCGTTCCGATCCGGTAACCCGGAGTGACCTGTTCATAATGCAACCGGTAGACTTCCCCCAATTCCCCGCTCTCGATGACGGCCCTGGCCCGCCTGGCCATTTCAGAATCCTGGTAGCGACCGGAGCAGCAGCTGATCTTGAGGTCCGGGCGGGCGGAGGCCGCCGTGATAACCTCCACCACCTCCTGGCGGCACAGGGTGAACGGTTTCTCGCAGACCACGTGCTTCCCCGCCCGGATGGCATCGATGATCATCGGTCGGTGCAGGAAGGGTGGCGTCGCAATGTAGACCGCATCGATTTCCGGATCGGCAAGCAGTTCACGGTAATCGGTCATCGATCGGGGTGCCTCCACCGTGGCCGCAAGCGCCCGGGCCGCCGCCTCGTCCACATCGGCCACGGCCCGCGCCACCGAACCGGAGCCCTCGGTGAAGACCCGGCCGACCGAACGGGCAATGGTGCCCGCCCCGATGATTCCATAGCGTATGGTTTTCATTTCAGACTCCCCGCCATTTTCTGATTCCCGCGCATGACGAAACCCAATCCTCAGTAAAGCGACTCCACCTGGCGGGAGAGCCGGCTGCGATTTCCCGCTTCCATGAAGCGGACGATCTCCACGCTCGTTTCGAGCGGAACCGGCGCCTCCCCTCCCTTGAAAAAGGCCACGACCGCTTCGAGCAGGCCGGCGAAATAGGAGCGTTGCGCCGACGCCACGTTGATGTGCACCGTTCGGTCGCGGAAGTGAACCATTCCGTGGAAGCCGTTGTCGCCGGTTCGATTGCCCCGGATGACACCGAAGCGACCGTCGTCCCAGCGCCCGATCAGGCAGTCGTGCGCCTCCGAGGAGTCGGCC
This sequence is a window from Opitutaceae bacterium. Protein-coding genes within it:
- a CDS encoding enolase C-terminal domain-like protein, which gives rise to MARIVKVETGRFDYAVAGTFKFFKAQEDGVVRRPSVLVRLTDEDGGTGCGQAVPVPSWTYETVETVLSTLNHHLAPELIGLEVDDIPGLHALMQRVIRPAFSVGQPLCKAAVDLACHDLTGRRRGIGVGQLLGGQRRGEVLLSWTVASPVRAVVEEQIVEGLARGYRNFNIKVGSPQDGDYDVELARRVREIAPNGFLWADANTGYTVEEALVMARRLADAGVDVLESPLPPNQIRGYQALKKVGALPVLMDEGILSPVEAAEFADLGMMDGIALKPARNAGLFPSRAIVEAMRERGLMILGSGLTDPDLSLAAAAHLYDWAGITHPCALNGPQFLTQTACVTGLEVREDRLTVPAGPGLGLEISEEASGCLKTVAGG
- a CDS encoding Gfo/Idh/MocA family oxidoreductase; protein product: MKTIRYGIIGAGTIARSVGRVFTEGSGSVARAVADVDEAAARALAATVEAPRSMTDYRELLADPEIDAVYIATPPFLHRPMIIDAIRAGKHVVCEKPFTLCRQEVVEVITAASARPDLKISCCSGRYQDSEMARRARAVIESGELGEVYRLHYEQVTPGYRIGTQFAPWRNDPKLNGGGISYDWGVYDLDWMCFVLGERFRPRTLFGTLANYFALTAERTPPCPDVDGRLAAEMVCDGGLTVHYERRNGEHGPSRQKMEIRGSRAGLDLVVIPMGEDLVLRRHAYHGADELKTEVLPDKPAAWDDLIVFPIRDLTEAILADREPASPPRMQLTVHGVLDALLLSAARETSVPVMTTDGRA